One Vallitalea pronyensis genomic region harbors:
- a CDS encoding sugar phosphate isomerase/epimerase family protein, producing MKIAAQLYSVHQYLGNKEDMRMTFKKVKEMGYDYIQLSGAGYMDQEKADYVASLLKEYNLTICVTHMSYEQLDQELDSLINYHKLWGCNYIGIGSMPTTYRNKEGYSHFATWANSIGSELAKHGLTFVYHNHRFEFERYDGKTGLAILAEGFNDYVQFLLDTYWVQAGGANPVELINQLAGKVDVVHFKDFGIVNDKAIFAEVGSGNLNWNKIIEACQKAGVKYAAVERDSGEVDAFDSLAISRKYLKNTHNL from the coding sequence ATGAAAATAGCAGCACAATTATATTCTGTTCATCAATATCTTGGCAACAAAGAAGATATGCGCATGACCTTTAAAAAGGTCAAGGAAATGGGCTATGATTATATACAACTTTCAGGTGCAGGTTATATGGATCAAGAGAAAGCAGACTATGTGGCATCATTATTAAAGGAATATAATCTGACAATATGCGTTACACACATGAGTTATGAACAACTGGATCAAGAACTTGATAGCCTCATTAACTACCACAAACTGTGGGGCTGTAATTACATAGGTATTGGCTCAATGCCAACAACATATCGCAATAAAGAAGGCTATAGCCATTTTGCCACATGGGCAAATAGCATTGGAAGCGAATTGGCGAAGCATGGCTTAACCTTTGTCTATCATAACCATCGTTTTGAATTTGAACGCTATGACGGTAAAACAGGATTAGCTATACTGGCAGAAGGGTTTAATGACTATGTACAGTTCTTACTGGATACCTATTGGGTACAGGCTGGAGGAGCTAACCCTGTAGAGCTTATTAACCAGCTGGCAGGCAAAGTGGATGTGGTTCATTTTAAGGACTTTGGTATAGTCAATGATAAAGCCATTTTTGCCGAAGTCGGCTCTGGCAACTTAAACTGGAATAAAATCATAGAAGCCTGTCAAAAAGCCGGTGTTAAGTATGCCGCAGTTGAACGAGACTCTGGCGAAGTGGATGCCTTTGACAGCCTAGCAATCAGTAGAAAATATTTAAAAAATACCCATAATTTATAA
- a CDS encoding alpha/beta hydrolase family protein, translating into MRLFEICTLIFIGLSLMNFFLAKKERVTWQLPSVTLLFCLLSVVIEGYRMQMLPAYIFAGVVMGMYFLPAAKKAFNKSKKLKYTWMVVMVVLLIVSLLPPLCIPVFTMPKPTGSYAIGTTLLHFIDTSRLETLTDEPSDYRELSVQVWYPAETVDGQKPVKYYPNKELAGTLQHIIPMPFGHNYLTLIDTHSYQDAPISRQEDKYPVILFSHGYTGNTRQNTIQMEELASHGYIVFSIGHTYEAVSVEFPHNQIIPLSKKHTDLFYGELSSFMDKEIIDKHGEAFGFRSLLDNGIISHERIDIWTNDTLFITNELEKLNRGDIKNMFQHKLDMDRLGIFGHSFGGATAGKTLVMDKRFKAGINMDGGQFGDIREHVISQPFMLMHTPFSSETLLVGYHPDQPMYNVRIVGTQHYSFTDISIHSPIYKWMGILGDTNGYHMQTIMNDCILSFFNKHLKGEHAPLLENHNPYEEVHIEYR; encoded by the coding sequence ATGAGATTATTTGAAATATGTACGCTTATTTTCATAGGTTTATCACTGATGAACTTTTTTCTAGCAAAAAAAGAAAGAGTAACATGGCAATTACCTTCTGTCACCCTACTCTTTTGCTTACTGAGTGTTGTCATTGAAGGTTATCGTATGCAGATGTTACCAGCATATATTTTTGCAGGTGTTGTGATGGGTATGTACTTTTTACCAGCTGCAAAAAAAGCCTTTAATAAAAGTAAAAAACTAAAATATACATGGATGGTTGTGATGGTGGTTCTTTTGATTGTTTCTCTCTTACCCCCACTCTGCATACCTGTTTTCACCATGCCTAAGCCTACAGGTTCATATGCCATTGGAACAACGTTATTGCATTTTATAGATACCTCTCGCCTTGAAACACTGACGGATGAACCATCAGATTATCGGGAGCTTTCTGTACAAGTATGGTATCCTGCTGAAACAGTTGATGGCCAGAAACCGGTGAAATATTATCCGAATAAAGAATTAGCTGGGACATTACAGCACATAATACCAATGCCCTTTGGTCACAACTATCTAACCCTTATTGATACACATAGTTATCAGGATGCTCCTATCAGTAGGCAAGAAGATAAATATCCTGTGATACTATTTTCTCACGGGTATACAGGTAATACAAGACAAAACACCATTCAGATGGAAGAACTTGCAAGTCATGGTTATATTGTTTTCAGTATTGGTCATACCTACGAAGCCGTTTCTGTGGAATTTCCTCATAATCAGATTATACCCTTAAGCAAAAAACACACGGATTTATTCTATGGAGAATTAAGCAGCTTCATGGACAAAGAGATTATTGATAAACATGGGGAAGCATTTGGCTTTCGTTCATTACTTGATAACGGTATCATTAGTCATGAGCGCATTGACATATGGACGAATGACACCCTTTTCATTACCAATGAGCTTGAAAAATTAAATAGAGGTGATATAAAGAATATGTTCCAACATAAACTAGATATGGATAGACTGGGTATCTTTGGGCATTCTTTTGGAGGGGCTACTGCTGGTAAAACCCTCGTCATGGATAAACGCTTTAAAGCAGGTATTAATATGGATGGTGGACAGTTTGGTGATATAAGGGAACATGTCATTTCGCAACCTTTTATGCTTATGCATACCCCCTTCAGTAGTGAGACCCTCCTTGTAGGTTATCACCCAGACCAACCCATGTATAATGTGAGGATTGTTGGTACACAACACTATAGTTTTACGGATATATCTATCCATTCGCCAATTTACAAGTGGATGGGCATTCTTGGTGATACCAATGGCTATCATATGCAAACCATCATGAATGACTGTATTCTTTCATTTTTTAATAAACATCTTAAAGGAGAACATGCACCACTTTTGGAAAACCATAATCCTTATGAAGAAGTACATATAGAATATAGATAA
- a CDS encoding Gfo/Idh/MocA family protein gives MGKKVRFCIIGFGNMGTAHTSNLYHDNVPGAEVYAVCDNDPAKLEKCKDLYEDIIRYSDYHEMLKDDNIDAVFVATPHYDHPVIAIDAIKAGKHVLIEKPAGVYTKAVREMNEVAEASDRVFGIMYNQRTKGFYRKVKELVDSGELGEIRRVNWIITNWYRSQSYYDSGGWRATWAGEGGGVLLNQDPHQLDLWQWICGMPKRVRAFCQFGKMHDIEVEDDVTAYMEYDNGATGVFITSTSDTPGTNRLEITGDRGKIVIEDNKVTFWRLRVPEREFNETFTGGFGEPECWKCEIPPAKKIVEDHVGILINFTDAILKGTTLLAPGVEGIHGLTLSNAMHLSSWIDGWVDLPMDEDLYYEKLQQRIQDSKFVKEAKKVTLDVDGTF, from the coding sequence ATGGGTAAAAAAGTTCGTTTTTGCATCATTGGGTTTGGTAACATGGGGACGGCACATACGTCTAATTTATATCATGATAACGTACCAGGAGCAGAAGTTTACGCAGTATGTGACAATGATCCTGCAAAATTAGAGAAATGTAAAGACTTGTATGAGGACATTATACGATACAGTGATTATCATGAGATGTTAAAAGATGATAACATTGATGCTGTTTTTGTTGCAACTCCTCATTATGACCATCCAGTTATAGCTATTGATGCCATAAAAGCAGGAAAGCATGTACTGATTGAAAAGCCAGCAGGCGTTTATACAAAAGCTGTTCGTGAAATGAATGAGGTAGCTGAGGCAAGTGATCGGGTGTTTGGCATCATGTACAATCAGCGAACCAAAGGGTTTTACCGTAAGGTGAAAGAGTTGGTAGACAGCGGTGAGTTAGGTGAGATTCGACGTGTCAACTGGATTATTACCAATTGGTATCGCTCTCAGAGTTATTACGATTCTGGTGGCTGGCGTGCCACTTGGGCTGGTGAAGGTGGAGGGGTTCTATTAAATCAAGACCCTCATCAACTAGATTTATGGCAATGGATATGTGGTATGCCCAAAAGGGTTCGTGCTTTCTGCCAGTTTGGTAAGATGCATGATATTGAAGTGGAAGATGATGTCACTGCCTATATGGAGTATGATAATGGTGCTACAGGCGTGTTCATTACATCCACAAGTGATACCCCAGGTACCAATCGATTAGAAATTACTGGTGATCGTGGAAAGATTGTCATTGAAGACAATAAGGTTACTTTCTGGCGATTAAGAGTACCCGAGAGGGAATTCAATGAAACTTTCACAGGTGGGTTTGGTGAACCAGAGTGTTGGAAATGTGAGATACCTCCTGCTAAGAAAATTGTTGAAGACCATGTAGGTATCCTGATTAATTTTACAGATGCCATCTTAAAGGGGACAACATTACTTGCACCAGGGGTAGAAGGTATTCACGGTCTAACCTTATCTAATGCGATGCATCTCTCGAGTTGGATTGATGGTTGGGTTGATTTACCAATGGATGAGGACCTCTATTATGAGAAATTACAGCAACGTATTCAAGATTCTAAGTTTGTTAAAGAAGCTAAAAAGGTCACGTTAGATGTGGATGGCACTTTTTAA
- a CDS encoding transposase: MSREKRRKSKTGIYHIMLRGIDQRHIFIDDDDRTKFLKTLMKAKESGGFSLYAYCLMDNHVHLLIKENEEIGTSIKRITVSYVQWHNNKYGRTGHLFQNRYTSEVVESEAYFLVVLRYIHQNPMKAMSLQTLSQYAWSSYNLYIDAYDSKSVAIETDITRQYFMNKKSFKTYMLQPNNDTCLDFNQKIRYTDKEIIELLKNRYALNEVSHLPKSDRDKIIVDIKKEADVSIRQLSRILGIGRGIIEKAYKKTSS, encoded by the coding sequence ATGTCAAGAGAAAAACGTAGAAAAAGTAAAACGGGTATCTATCATATTATGTTACGCGGAATAGACCAACGTCATATTTTTATCGACGATGATGATCGTACTAAATTTTTAAAAACCCTTATGAAAGCTAAAGAATCAGGGGGATTTTCTTTATATGCTTATTGTCTTATGGATAATCACGTGCACCTTTTAATCAAAGAAAATGAAGAAATTGGCACCAGTATTAAGCGTATAACAGTTAGTTATGTACAATGGCACAACAATAAATATGGTAGAACAGGCCATCTATTCCAAAACAGATACACAAGCGAAGTGGTTGAAAGTGAAGCATATTTTCTTGTCGTGCTTCGATATATTCATCAAAACCCTATGAAAGCAATGTCTCTCCAAACCCTATCACAATATGCATGGAGTAGCTATAATCTGTATATTGATGCTTATGATAGCAAAAGTGTAGCCATAGAAACAGACATTACTAGACAGTATTTTATGAATAAAAAGAGTTTCAAGACCTATATGCTTCAGCCTAATAACGATACATGTTTAGACTTTAATCAAAAAATAAGATACACAGACAAAGAAATCATTGAATTACTAAAAAATCGTTATGCGTTAAATGAAGTAAGTCATTTGCCAAAAAGCGACAGAGATAAGATAATTGTTGATATAAAAAAAGAAGCAGATGTCAGCATACGACAATTGAGTAGAATTCTTGGTATCGGAAGGGGCATTATTGAAAAAGCTTACAAAAAGACATCAAGTTAA
- a CDS encoding helix-turn-helix domain-containing protein, whose product MNQYQETNQKPDFIYFHSKSVGEYKIFVHTHNLYELYLCVSDNINYIINGHHYELHKYDLVMTNKHEAHKPSTRTNGIYERKIIQFRKDFLKDIFIGEDHPMDLFDSRQSGHHNIIKSNDVLQYDLIHYFKEIDRFYGHPYPKSNTIMVKTLLLQLITQLNNIVHEHEHLQQKSLDQENELLWTIQKYIVNHMEQTITLDFLSEKYFINKYYLCHAFKKRFNMTILEYQHLQRLEKAKHLLLEGIPITQICYLVGFNDYSNFYKKFKRIVGLSPKQYVQNHVQIK is encoded by the coding sequence ATGAATCAATATCAAGAAACCAATCAAAAACCGGATTTTATCTATTTTCATTCAAAATCCGTTGGGGAATATAAGATATTCGTACATACTCATAATCTGTATGAACTCTATCTCTGCGTATCGGATAATATCAATTACATCATTAATGGACATCACTATGAACTTCATAAGTATGATTTAGTCATGACGAATAAACATGAAGCCCACAAGCCGTCTACCCGAACAAATGGTATCTATGAACGGAAGATTATTCAATTTAGAAAAGACTTTCTAAAAGACATTTTTATTGGTGAAGACCACCCTATGGATTTATTTGACAGTCGGCAGTCAGGTCACCATAATATCATTAAATCCAATGATGTTCTACAGTATGATCTTATCCACTATTTTAAAGAAATTGATCGTTTTTATGGACATCCTTACCCAAAATCCAATACGATCATGGTCAAAACCTTATTGTTGCAATTGATTACACAACTGAACAATATTGTTCATGAACACGAGCACCTACAACAAAAAAGCCTAGACCAAGAGAATGAACTACTGTGGACCATTCAGAAATACATTGTGAACCACATGGAACAAACCATTACGTTAGACTTTTTATCCGAAAAATACTTTATCAATAAATATTATCTCTGCCATGCTTTCAAAAAGAGGTTTAACATGACCATTTTGGAATATCAGCATTTACAGCGGTTAGAAAAAGCAAAACACCTGCTTCTTGAGGGTATTCCCATTACCCAAATATGCTATTTAGTGGGTTTTAATGATTACTCAAACTTCTATAAGAAATTCAAAAGAATTGTAGGTTTATCACCCAAGCAATATGTTCAAAACCATGTTCAAATTAAATAA
- a CDS encoding exodeoxyribonuclease III gives MKLISWNVNGIRACVRKGFLDFFNDADAYIMCLQETKISEGQIELELDGYHQYFNYADKKGYSGTAILTKEEPIQVTYDIGIDEHDHEGRVITAEYDAFYLVTVYTPNSQRGLARLDYRMKWEDDFRAYILGLEDKKPVIICGDMNVAHEEIDIKNPKSNKKNAGFTMEERNQMTNLLEAGYIDSFRYFYPDLEGAYSWWSYIGKARDRNVGWRLDYFQVSKKLEDKLEGASILSEVMGSDHCPVVLELKA, from the coding sequence ATGAAACTCATATCTTGGAATGTAAACGGTATAAGAGCCTGTGTCAGAAAGGGTTTCTTAGACTTCTTTAACGATGCAGATGCGTATATTATGTGTCTGCAAGAAACCAAAATCTCTGAAGGACAAATTGAATTAGAATTGGATGGGTACCATCAGTATTTTAACTATGCCGATAAAAAAGGTTATTCAGGGACAGCTATCTTGACAAAAGAAGAGCCTATTCAGGTTACCTATGATATTGGTATTGATGAGCATGATCATGAAGGACGCGTTATTACAGCAGAATATGATGCTTTCTATTTGGTGACAGTCTATACCCCTAACAGCCAAAGAGGATTAGCAAGGCTTGATTACCGTATGAAGTGGGAGGACGATTTTAGAGCTTATATATTAGGTCTAGAAGACAAGAAGCCTGTGATTATTTGTGGTGATATGAATGTGGCTCATGAAGAAATTGATATAAAAAATCCCAAGTCCAACAAAAAAAATGCGGGATTTACCATGGAAGAACGGAATCAAATGACCAATCTATTAGAAGCAGGTTATATTGATTCGTTTCGTTATTTCTATCCGGACCTAGAAGGGGCTTATAGTTGGTGGTCGTACATAGGTAAGGCCCGAGATAGAAATGTGGGATGGCGTCTTGATTATTTCCAAGTGTCTAAAAAACTTGAAGATAAACTAGAAGGAGCAAGCATTCTATCGGAAGTGATGGGTTCTGACCATTGTCCCGTTGTATTAGAACTTAAAGCTTAG
- a CDS encoding sugar phosphate isomerase/epimerase family protein: MMSQFILSGFSDEASNELEGQLEVLASHDMEYMEMRGVNDKNVADLTLEEARAVKGELDARGIHLSAIGSPLGKIKITDDFEPHLALFKHVLALAKIFETTYIRMFSFFIPEGEEADQYKDEVIARWQAFLDAAKGTDIVLLHENEKDIYGDTAERCYTLVKALGSDQFKLIFDFANFVQCDVDTLQAYALLKDDVVYFHIKDALYAGHKVVPAGYGDGQVEVILREAKERGFQGFLSLEPHLGNFKGFAELENNQVEEAMDESGPGKFGVAVTALKELLERV; encoded by the coding sequence ATGATGAGTCAATTTATACTATCAGGTTTTTCAGATGAAGCATCCAATGAGCTAGAAGGACAATTAGAGGTATTAGCATCCCATGATATGGAATATATGGAGATGCGGGGTGTAAATGATAAGAATGTAGCGGATCTAACTTTAGAAGAGGCGAGAGCTGTAAAGGGTGAATTAGATGCCAGAGGCATTCATTTATCAGCAATAGGGTCACCACTTGGCAAGATTAAGATTACAGATGACTTTGAACCTCATTTAGCTTTATTTAAACATGTCTTAGCATTGGCAAAAATTTTCGAGACAACATACATCCGTATGTTTAGTTTCTTTATACCAGAAGGTGAAGAGGCTGATCAATATAAGGATGAGGTTATTGCTAGATGGCAAGCTTTTTTAGATGCTGCAAAAGGTACAGACATTGTTTTATTACATGAAAATGAGAAAGACATCTATGGGGATACAGCAGAACGTTGTTATACGTTAGTGAAGGCTCTTGGTAGTGACCAGTTTAAATTAATCTTTGACTTTGCTAATTTTGTACAATGTGATGTGGATACCCTTCAGGCCTATGCATTATTAAAAGATGATGTGGTCTATTTCCATATAAAAGATGCCTTATACGCAGGCCATAAGGTTGTTCCAGCAGGCTATGGTGATGGACAGGTAGAAGTTATTCTTCGTGAAGCTAAAGAAAGAGGATTTCAAGGATTTTTATCATTAGAGCCTCATTTAGGTAATTTTAAGGGGTTTGCAGAACTTGAAAATAATCAAGTTGAAGAAGCCATGGATGAGAGTGGACCAGGGAAATTTGGTGTAGCTGTTACAGCTTTAAAAGAATTATTAGAAAGAGTATAA
- a CDS encoding TetR/AcrR family transcriptional regulator, with protein MSRYGEDKRRLEFLKVISNYLEEVGLLEFSFRGAAKVAGVSPMTLVRYFNNRDGLLDALLEHSVESYIHYAENSWPGQLINSPIESVRELISDLGSDIYDIESKKLWIQLILLAESPNAPTVMKKRYLNLYYMSRDYIIKLLVAQGLSNERATQIGSALNSFSNGIYRDYYIHRNKEMARSSFKIMLTWLQQEI; from the coding sequence TTGAGTAGATATGGAGAAGATAAAAGACGTTTGGAGTTTTTAAAAGTTATATCCAATTATCTAGAAGAGGTTGGATTATTAGAGTTCAGTTTTAGAGGTGCAGCAAAGGTTGCAGGTGTATCACCTATGACATTAGTTCGCTATTTTAATAATAGAGATGGTTTACTTGATGCGTTATTGGAACACTCCGTTGAATCCTATATTCATTATGCAGAGAACAGCTGGCCAGGGCAATTAATCAATAGCCCAATTGAATCGGTGCGGGAGTTAATATCCGATTTAGGCAGTGACATCTATGACATCGAGAGTAAAAAGCTTTGGATTCAGTTAATTTTACTTGCAGAATCGCCTAATGCACCTACTGTAATGAAAAAAAGATACTTGAATCTTTATTACATGAGTAGGGACTATATTATAAAACTTCTTGTAGCCCAAGGATTATCAAATGAAAGAGCAACCCAAATAGGCAGTGCCTTAAATAGCTTTTCAAATGGCATCTATCGGGATTACTATATCCACAGAAACAAGGAAATGGCTCGCTCAAGTTTTAAAATAATGCTAACTTGGCTCCAACAAGAAATATGA
- a CDS encoding FAD-dependent oxidoreductase, with the protein MPREKRVENYDVVVIGGGAAGLTAAIYSARARLSTLLIEKALVGGLATYTNEVENYPGFPNSPKGEDITNQMKKQAEKMGVKFKLTDVKSVDLEGDEKVVETFRNKFIAKSVILATGGRPRITKAKNEEDYLFDKGISFCATCDAAANTDKVVVVIGSGDAAIEEGMFLTKFASKVIVSVMHNEGIMDCNEIAKEAALKNPKMEFIWNTVVDSFEGEDHLDTVMLKNLKTGELIPVSCDNCFEFIGYIPNTEIFKDQINLTKQGYILTDEKMKTNIDGVFACGDVREKWLKQVATAVGDGAIAGYAAEKYIAEHETFECVIMQDEKPGLNYIYNAIDASSREFLGEIEKIEAFFGDKIAVNRVDVYKSTGISDCLDITEFPAVVITKDGAIYEKHIKDFTEDTLVQALNSALSAS; encoded by the coding sequence ATGCCAAGAGAGAAACGGGTAGAGAATTATGATGTTGTTGTTATTGGCGGTGGCGCAGCAGGTCTTACGGCTGCCATCTATTCTGCAAGAGCTCGATTAAGCACACTTTTAATTGAAAAAGCTCTAGTGGGTGGTCTCGCTACTTACACCAATGAAGTTGAAAATTATCCTGGCTTCCCTAATAGCCCAAAAGGTGAAGACATTACAAATCAAATGAAGAAACAAGCTGAAAAAATGGGCGTAAAATTCAAGTTAACCGACGTAAAAAGTGTTGACCTTGAAGGTGATGAAAAGGTTGTTGAAACGTTTAGAAATAAATTTATCGCCAAATCAGTTATTTTAGCAACAGGTGGTCGTCCAAGAATTACCAAAGCAAAAAATGAAGAAGATTACCTCTTTGACAAAGGTATTTCCTTCTGTGCAACATGTGATGCCGCAGCAAATACTGATAAAGTGGTTGTGGTGATTGGTAGTGGTGATGCAGCCATTGAAGAAGGTATGTTCTTAACCAAGTTTGCCAGTAAAGTGATTGTGTCCGTTATGCATAATGAAGGCATCATGGATTGTAATGAGATTGCTAAAGAAGCGGCTCTTAAAAATCCTAAAATGGAATTTATCTGGAATACGGTTGTGGATTCCTTTGAAGGAGAAGATCATCTGGATACGGTTATGCTGAAGAATCTTAAAACAGGTGAATTAATACCTGTTTCATGTGATAATTGCTTTGAATTCATTGGGTACATTCCCAATACAGAGATTTTCAAAGATCAGATCAATTTAACAAAGCAAGGCTATATTTTAACCGATGAGAAAATGAAAACCAACATTGATGGTGTTTTTGCTTGTGGTGATGTGCGAGAAAAATGGTTAAAACAAGTGGCTACAGCTGTAGGTGATGGTGCGATTGCTGGTTATGCCGCTGAAAAATACATTGCTGAACATGAGACATTTGAATGTGTCATTATGCAGGATGAAAAACCTGGCTTGAACTACATTTACAATGCTATTGATGCCTCATCCCGAGAATTTTTAGGAGAAATTGAAAAGATTGAAGCTTTCTTTGGTGATAAGATTGCTGTTAATCGCGTGGATGTTTATAAATCAACAGGTATCTCAGACTGTTTAGATATAACTGAATTCCCAGCTGTCGTGATTACAAAAGATGGTGCTATCTATGAGAAACATATTAAAGACTTTACAGAAGACACCCTTGTACAGGCACTTAACAGCGCATTAAGCGCTTCCTAA
- a CDS encoding MerR family transcriptional regulator, translating to MYIGEFSKKLGVSADTVRYYINIGLLLPQKRNHKYYFLEDNIDVMKEILRYKRLNFTLDEIGQLLHIKNAFFNINQANQKYVLDLLMDKQQVIKEEIHQLESCYNSLQEKIDKVKQVDVTEVNSIGIPVNFIHNLVCPHCGKSWDTIEKDKTPYIHHGALQCSCGYAMQIKDGIIITQPLEDVTEENHTNIIDNMQQHLGDYYQNQDSGYHKIMNQMQIVTNQCLLEHIKHKKVIVSMGISPYKILKNIVENLDQDAYYIILDHRYHYLKYIKQHIDVMEHRHHVIFIYGDREKLPLKHHIADLMIDLFYTDVLALHTHYRDLHLWKTYLHPQGTYYTYYCTIKPHTKTAWVNQWDLKKNYLLEHIRKEFRDHGFKENERTHVCSLPLQSIFYEGISDIEKELIHTINPTDSVHIYSDVYTLEASCPST from the coding sequence ATGTACATAGGAGAATTCTCAAAGAAACTTGGTGTATCTGCCGACACGGTACGCTATTATATAAATATAGGTCTTTTACTGCCTCAGAAAAGAAACCACAAGTATTATTTTCTAGAGGATAATATAGACGTCATGAAAGAAATACTACGCTATAAACGTTTAAATTTTACACTGGATGAAATTGGTCAACTGTTGCATATTAAGAATGCATTCTTCAACATTAACCAAGCCAATCAAAAGTATGTTTTAGATCTTCTTATGGATAAGCAACAAGTTATCAAAGAGGAAATTCATCAACTTGAGAGTTGCTATAATAGCTTACAAGAAAAAATAGATAAGGTAAAACAAGTGGATGTAACAGAAGTGAATTCCATAGGTATACCTGTTAATTTTATTCACAATTTAGTTTGTCCCCATTGCGGTAAGTCATGGGATACAATTGAGAAGGATAAAACACCTTATATCCATCATGGTGCTCTACAATGTTCATGTGGTTATGCTATGCAAATAAAGGATGGCATCATCATCACACAGCCCTTGGAAGATGTCACTGAAGAAAACCATACAAACATCATAGACAACATGCAGCAGCATCTAGGCGACTATTATCAAAATCAAGATAGTGGTTACCATAAAATAATGAATCAAATGCAAATAGTCACCAATCAATGCTTACTTGAGCATATTAAGCATAAAAAAGTAATCGTAAGTATGGGGATTAGCCCTTACAAAATCCTTAAAAATATCGTGGAAAACTTAGACCAAGATGCTTATTATATTATCCTTGACCATCGTTACCATTATTTAAAGTACATAAAGCAACATATAGATGTTATGGAGCATAGACATCATGTTATTTTTATTTATGGTGATAGGGAAAAACTACCTTTAAAACACCATATAGCTGATCTTATGATTGACTTGTTTTATACGGATGTATTAGCTTTACATACACATTATCGAGATCTTCATTTGTGGAAAACCTATTTACACCCTCAGGGTACTTATTACACATATTATTGTACCATCAAGCCACATACCAAAACGGCATGGGTAAACCAATGGGATTTGAAGAAGAATTATCTGCTTGAACACATAAGAAAAGAATTTAGAGATCATGGATTCAAAGAAAATGAACGTACGCATGTTTGCTCACTGCCATTACAGTCTATTTTTTATGAAGGGATTTCAGACATTGAAAAGGAATTGATCCATACCATCAATCCAACAGATTCTGTTCACATCTATTCAGATGTCTATACTTTAGAAGCATCATGTCCATCCACATAA
- a CDS encoding Gfo/Idh/MocA family protein: MEQHIMGVAVIGCGIIANNHIQSILEMEQAELLYLVDVDEPKAKALAKTYGCDYGVDIDEVLQDDRVQVVHILTPHYLHYPMTKKAIEAGKHVVLEKPVTIHVEDARDLERLAKRHHRQVATVFQNRLNPSSIEAKHLINSDQLGAIKGIKAVVTWSRDSAYYEQADWRGKWKTEGGGLLINQAIHVLDLMRWLGGPMKKIKGHMDTRLLEDYIEVDDTAEATITYDSGAVGIFYGTNNYVDNSAIEMEILGEKAKLRLMDNGLWLDKGQGYRQIIHDEKVRNGKSYWGNSHGLLIKKAYEAIVKGDKIATDISEGLKTLEIVQGIYQSSKTGEDYYFKH; the protein is encoded by the coding sequence ATGGAGCAGCATATAATGGGCGTAGCGGTTATTGGATGTGGTATTATCGCCAATAACCATATACAATCAATCTTGGAAATGGAACAGGCAGAACTTTTATACCTGGTGGATGTTGACGAACCAAAAGCAAAGGCTTTGGCCAAGACGTATGGATGTGACTATGGTGTGGATATAGACGAAGTATTACAGGACGATAGGGTTCAAGTGGTGCATATTCTAACACCTCATTATCTTCATTATCCTATGACAAAGAAAGCAATTGAAGCAGGTAAACATGTGGTACTGGAGAAACCCGTTACCATTCATGTTGAAGATGCAAGGGATCTGGAGCGATTAGCCAAAAGACATCATAGGCAAGTGGCTACCGTGTTTCAGAACCGCTTGAATCCTTCTTCAATAGAAGCAAAGCACTTGATTAATTCAGATCAATTAGGTGCTATTAAAGGCATAAAAGCTGTTGTAACATGGTCACGGGATAGTGCTTATTATGAGCAGGCAGATTGGCGGGGAAAATGGAAAACAGAAGGAGGGGGACTACTCATTAACCAAGCCATACATGTCCTGGACCTTATGCGATGGCTAGGTGGTCCTATGAAGAAAATAAAAGGTCATATGGATACACGCTTATTAGAAGATTACATTGAAGTAGACGATACAGCAGAGGCTACCATTACCTATGACAGTGGAGCTGTTGGTATTTTTTATGGCACCAATAATTATGTGGACAATTCAGCAATTGAAATGGAAATTCTGGGAGAAAAAGCTAAGCTCAGGTTGATGGATAATGGATTATGGTTAGACAAAGGCCAAGGTTATAGACAGATCATACATGATGAAAAAGTAAGAAATGGAAAATCCTACTGGGGTAATAGTCATGGATTATTGATTAAGAAGGCTTATGAGGCTATTGTGAAGGGGGACAAAATAGCTACAGATATCTCAGAAGGTTTAAAGACCTTGGAAATCGTTCAAGGCATCTATCAGTCCAGTAAGACTGGAGAGGACTACTATTTTAAACACTAA